One genomic region from Motacilla alba alba isolate MOTALB_02 chromosome 5, Motacilla_alba_V1.0_pri, whole genome shotgun sequence encodes:
- the SIX1 gene encoding homeobox protein SIX1 produces MSMLPSFGFTQEQVACVCEVLQQGGNLERLGRFLWSLPACDHLHKNESVLKAKAVVAFHRGNFRELYKILESHQFSPHNHPKLQQLWLKAHYVEAEKLRGRPLGAVGKYRVRRKFPLPRTIWDGEETSYCFKEKSRGVLREWYAHNPYPSPREKRELAEATGLTTTQVSNWFKNRRQRDRAAEAKERENTENNNAATNKPNQLSPLDGSKPLMSSSEEEFSPPQSPDQNSVLLLQGNLSHARSSGYSLSSLAASQTPHSLQGHQLQDSLLGPLTSSLVDLGS; encoded by the exons ATGTCGATGCTGCCGTCGTTTGGCTTCACGCAGGAGCAGGTCGCCTGCGTCTGCGAGGTGCTGCAGCAAGGGGGGAACCTGGAGAGGCTGGGCCGGTTCCTCTGGTCGCTGCCGGCCTGCGACCACCTGCACAAGAACGAGAGCGTCCTCAAGGCCAAGGCGGTGGTGGCCTTCCACCGCGGCAACTTCCGCGAGCTCTACAAGATCCTGGAGAGCCACCAGTTCTCCCCCCACAACCACcccaagctgcagcagctctggctgaaggCGCACTACGTGGAAGCCGAGAAGCTGCGGGGCAGACCCTTGGGCGCCGTCGGCAAATACCGCGTCCGCCGAAAATTCCCTTTGCCCCGCACCATCTGGGACGGCGAGGAAACCAGCTACTGCTTCAAGGAGAAATCCCGGGGCGTGCTGCGGGAATGGTACGCCCACAACCCCTACCCGTCCCCCCGGGAGAAGCGCGAGTTGGCGGAAGCCACCGGTCTCACCACCACCCAGGTCAGCAACTGGTTCAAGAACAGAAGGCAACGGGACCGAGCTGCGGAGGCGAAGGAAAG AGAGAACACGGAAAACAACAACGCGGCCACCAACAAACCGAACCAACTCTCGCCTCTGGATGGGAGCAAACCCCTCATGTCCAGCTCCGAGGAAGAGTTTTCTCCTCCCCAAAGCCCGGATCAGAACTCGGTCCTGCTCTTGCAGGGGAACCTCAGCCACGCCAGGAGCTCCGGCTACTCCCTGAGCAGCTTAGCCGCATCCCAGACCCCGCACAGCCTCCAAGGCCACCAGCTCCAGGACTCGCTGCTGGGACCCCTCACGTCCAGCCTGGTGGATCTGGGATCCTAA